The following is a genomic window from Parus major isolate Abel chromosome 14, Parus_major1.1, whole genome shotgun sequence.
TCCTGAGCACCCCAATACCTGAGTAGGGCTGGACATTGACTCCCCACTTCTGGGGGTCGAGCCGGTAGGCCTGCAGGGCTCGCTTCTGGCACAGCCTTTCCAGCTCGTCCACAAACTCCGTCCCGCCGTAGTACCTGCAGTAAAGGACAGGGCGTAAAACCAAACTCAGTACTCAGAACAGTCCCTGTGACCAAGCTGGGGAGAAACTGAGTGATGCCCCATttgtgcagccacagcagatGTGGCCCTGCTGAGACTGTCCCATGTGTGGCCAAGGACAGAGGCTGAGAAAGTCAGAGCCTGTCCTGGAAGAGCCTGGCTGCCAGTGTAAGGACTTTGCTTCCTTCCCTGAGGTGAGGCCTGGCAAGGATGGGCGGTTCCTCTCCCACCCTGCAAAGGTTTGGGTCGGTGGGCCTTGGCCCAGCCCCATACCTCTGTCCTGGGTAACCCTCAGAGTATTTGTTGTTCATGCAGGATCCCAGGGCTTCCAGGACCGCTCGGCTCGCAAAGTTCTCCGATGCAATTAACTCCAGCCCCAACCTCTGCCGCTGCTTCTCCTTCTTGATGATGCTGTGCACCtttgggagaggagagaaatggCTTCACCCATGCTGGCTCTGCACGAAGATGTGGATGCTCCACCACAGGGACAGGGCTTGGAAAGGTGCTGGAGAAGGGAGATGCGATCCTTTCTTGGTGCAGCTGTTCCCAGCCAGTCACAGAGAGGGCACAGAGGATGAATGGGTTCCAGCAGCTTGGGCTCTGCCATGTCCCTGGCTCCACGAGGTCAGCATCCCCACGGCTGGCTGGGGGCTGAATgaagcagctgggcaggagccaggaaGGGGCTCTCACCTCCGGGTCGTTGGTGTCCAGTGGCTCCATCACCATCTTGCTATGGGAGGCCCAGAACTCATCGCTGGGGAGGCCCTGTGTTGAGCTCgccatggtgctgctgctgtgtccgAGTCAcctgccaggggagcagggagtctgtgggatggcagcagggctgggtgcctCCTCATCTCCCTATGTGCTGCCCGCTGCCATCCCACGTATTCCCTGAGAACAGCCATGGGCGAGGtgaggaaaacacacacaaccCTCAGGCTTCCCCTGATGATTTAAGATCAGTTTGTTAATTACAGTGCTTTGATAATGTCTGATACTCTCCCATCACCACCCCTCCCTgagctccccctgcccagctcagcagtgccTGATCTTTAATTTCAAGGGCAGTGAAGTGCTCAAAGCCACAGATCTCAATTTTAACACTCGCTGCGATACCCAGCACGCTTAAACCTCTTGCCTGCTTTCCCTTGGGCAAAACCCCAGCAGGTCAGAGTCCTGCCCCAAACCCTGACTGAAGCATCTTGTGGAGCTGAGAGGCcctgagaggcagcagctctgcctctgcttggTTCCATGGCCCTGTTGATGCCACTGCTGCTCTTGGGGAAGGAAtaacagctcagctgctgcctcgGCAGAAAACAATGAATCTTTTTACTCATTAACCCTGCAAGGACGGGTGAAGGGCCGTGAGCAGGTTATTAAGCAATCCCAACATGGTTTCCTTGTGCCAAGCTGCCGAAGTCCATTCACGCCGCCCTtgctgggcagggatgctcagccATGCTCTGGCCCAAGCCCAGGCCTCACTGACAGGGTGGGAATCCTCACTGCCAgagaggctgggctgggcaaaTGGCTGCGAGGGAAGTGCTCTGGCTCTGAGCAGGATGTCCTGCATGTccccccagcacaggctgctgcagcactcacaCTCACTGCTTCTGGCTCAGGGGGACACAGCTGCCATTCCCAGCCAGGATGAGTTCCCCCACCATGTCCCCTCTGATGGTGGACACCTGGCACCTCACCTGGGGAACCCCATCCCCGAAGCTCTGTCTCCAGCTAGTTCTGCACGCCCCGTATCCcgactccatcacctccctcaTCCCGAGAGCCTGGTGACGCGCCTCTGCCCTGCTCCGGGTGGCGAGGACCGGCGCTGCCCGGCCGCTGTCACCGGCCGTGGGATACCGTGCcgtgccccagccctgctctccccacgCCGCACGCCCCGATCCGGGCCCCGATCCCGGTCCTGGCCCCGATTCTGGTCCCGGTCCTGGCCCCGGTCCTTACCCGATCCTGGTTCCGCCACCGCGCGGGAGCCCGCGCGCTACCATAGCCCGTCCTGGCCCCGCCCCCCCGCGCCGCGACCAATCAGCGCCGCGCTCCGCCCCGGGACCGGCGTCGGGGAATACGCTCGGGAAGCGCCTGGACCAATCAGCGCCGCgctctgtcccctccccgtCTCCCATTGGCCCGCGCCGGGGCGGGGCTGGCGGCGCGGCCCGCACGTGGCGCCCGGGGCGCGGGTGACCTTGGCCGGGCCGAGAGAGAGGGGCGGGGGGCCCGGGGCTGTCACCCCTCTGCCGTCACCCCTCTGCCGTCACCCCTCCTCTGTCACCCACaactccagccctgcctgccgTGCACCTCCAGGTGTTTCTCCCCCAGCCTTGCGGTGTTCCCACTGTCCTACAACTTCCCCCATGAGCCAAAGGATGGGGCACCCCAACACCCTGCACCGGGCAGGGAGCATTTCcaggcaccccaaaacccccccagCCTGTCTCCAGGACAGTGTCTCCAGGACAGCTGGTGGtgccaggccctggcacaggttgggGACGTTGCCGCTGttgtggggagcagggctggccctgtCCCCTGTCGCGGCAGGGCACCCCGGTGCCCAGAAGGATTTCTGGGTGCTCAGGAGGAAGAGCTGCCAGGGGAATGAATGGCACAAGCAGGAGAGGGACCgtgttttcttcattcttcaAATCTGAGTTAATGGGTGGGCTTGGCCAACCAGCCCCAAGGAACCTGCACTGTCTGGGTCTTCAGGGGTTAAATCGACACACCACAAATTGAGGAAGAAGATTGGGGCATAAGTGACCCTACTAAATTCCTCGTGATCCCAAGCCATGGGAAAATGGGGCGAGGCAGTGTGAGTCACcttggagaggagcagcagaaggggaGACAGTCAGGAGGGTGAGACCACCAGCTGCCAAGGAACAGCACCCTGAATCCTGCCGGGATCTGCCAAGGCAAGTGCCAGGATGAACAGGAGAGAGATGAAGAGGAGGGTGGGCTCAGCAGAGTGTAGTGGTAAAGCGCCTATGGATACACTTGGATACAGCTGGGGTGTTATTCTGCACCTCCCTGGAAGAGGCTCAGTGAGGAAATAGTCTGTTAACATCATTGTTACCAGCCTAGATAGTTTTTGCTGTCATAATTTGTTACTGGTCATCCAAAGAGAACCCATCACAGTGCGGGGATCTGGGTTTCCAGAGTTTTGCTGCTGGCCCATGCTGGATTGCTGCTCTGGACTGTTGATAAAGGTGTTGTTCTGACACTGACACCAACAACAAAACTGGGTTTGGTTTCTCTGGTCGAGGTGGTTTCTGTGAGGTGCAGCTGCTCATGCTATAGAGGactttatattaattataaattcaTTTATGTAATCTGGCTTTTCATACACATTTTGTGCACAGTTGCTCACAAATATTTTCACCTCTCTTGACCTGCAGAAAACAGCTCTGTTGTGATTTCAGGTCTTGGCTTGCTAATGATGGACAGCACTTCTTCTTCCCCGTCGCCCTTCTCTGCCAGCTGTCCCACGGAGCAGCCTGAGAACGCCACTGACCACGACTACTACTCTGGCCTCCAGAAGACCATGCACATCCTCTCCATGGTGGTGTACAGCATCTCCTGTTTGCTGGGGGTGACAGGGAACGGCCTCGTCATTTGGATTGCAGGCTTCAAGATGAAGAAGACGGTGAATTCCGTCTGGTTCCTCAACCTGGCCATAGCTGACTTCATCTTTACCTTTTTCCTGCCCCTCAGCATCGCCTACACTGCCCTGGGCTTCCACTGGCCATTTGGGAAGCTCCTGTGCAAGCTGAACAGCACCATTGCCTTCCTCAACATGTTTGCCAGCGTCTTCCTCCTGACGGTCATCAGCGTTGACCGCTGCGTTTCTGTGGCCTTTCCTGTCTGGTCTCACAACCgcaggagcccagagctggcgGCCAGGATCGCGTTGGGGACGTGGGTCCTGGCTGTCCTGCTCAGCTCCCCGTACCTCGTCTTTCGGGACACCGTGGTCAGTTCCAGGAACATCACCAGCTGTTACAATAATTTTGCGCTGTCTGATGATTACACGTCCGAGGCTACGCGCAGGCTGTGGAGGGTGCGGCACAAAGCGATGATCGTCACGCGATTCTTGTGTGGGTTCCTCATCCCCTTCGTGGTGATTCTCATCTGCTACAGCGTCGTTGCTGTCAAGCTGAAAAGAAGGCAGTTGGCCAACTCTGCAAAGCCCTACAGAATCATCATTGCAGTCACAGTCTCgtttttcctctgttattttCCATATCATGTTTTCTCCTTGCTGGAAATATCCAAAAACTCTTCCAGCCATGAGATGAAACTGGCCCTTTACATAGGGATCCCCTTGGTTTCCAGCCTTGCTTTCTTCAACAGCTGCATCAACCCCATCCTGTACGTCTTTGTGGGGCCAGATTTCAAGGAGAAGTTTCGCCAGTCCATCCTGTCAACCTTCGAAGGTGCCTTCAGCGAGGAGTCGGTCCTGGGCAGCCTGACCAGCCGGCGAAAGTCCAGGTCTGCTTCGGAAGTAGAGATCCCGAGGGTCTGAGCAGGTGCTGGTGTGGAAGGGGCCGttcttttctctgcaatttCCCTCATTTCAGAACTCAGATCATGGGACTGGGGACTGTGAAGGGCTGCACTTGCTAACGAGGTGTGATTTCGTGTTTTGGAGGTATCTCAAATATGCTGTGATTTAACACGCAATGGCAATGGAAGAactctctggagctgcagcaagGTGGGTCAAAGTAGCAGCATTTTACTCCTCTTTTGACTCTTGTTTATGGAGCCtttagaaagaaagttaaatGCAATGGCTGTATGTATAGGGAATGGAACAGTGAGTAAGACGCTCATCTTTTATCTCCTCAAGCAGGACAAATCAGTGGTCATGCTGCTGTTACTCAGATTTGATTTGATGTACAGCATAACTATTTCTGAGCAATGCTTGTCTCTGTGTTTGTCATGTTTGCAGCCCTTAAATAGCAGAGATCTGATAGTTTGTGCTGTTGGTGAATTAATATTAACCCCCAATAAACTTGTGTAAAACATACCCAGCCTGTTGTGTCACCTGTGGGATAAAACACTTGATCCAACCTGACTGAGCAGGTTCGTCTTTGGTAACAGAACAAGTagataaaaaagattaaatatcTAGAATTTGGAAACAAACCACTGGTATTAGCAGCAGGTCTATGAGTGAGGCAGATAGGACATGACCTGGGTGTGAGGACTTGCCTGGGGCACGTGGATCTGATTGCCAGACTGTGGTTATGGTTTATTGTTGAGTTTCAGACCTTTGGGTACATTTGAAAACCAGAAttgggaggagaaagaagaacaaGTGGCTGAGCTGACTCTGGTCATGCTTCATGTTTGCAAACTGCCCAGGATGAAGAAGGTGGGGACTTTCTTACAGGCTTCATAAGCCTCTGGAACTCTTATATTTTTGTGAGTAGAAAATGTTGGTCACATAACACTGACAGCACTGAAGTGTCGTCGTTCCCAGCCCATCCTTGGCAGCTGAGAGAGCAGTCACTGCATCACACCTCCCTGTCATGCCCTACCCAATTTACCTGTAAATTAGTCAAATCTACCAATTGTCCTGTCAGAAACCTGCcttggagctctgctggctggaaaATCCCTGACTCCCAGCTGGAATGTAGGAATTTACACGTAGCTCACAGCTCTGCATGGATGACGTTACGAGTGAGCGCTGTCACTCCAACATGCTGGGGATTAATTATGAGCCTGCTGGGCCATGCAGTATTGAATGAAGGTCGTGATCCTAAAGGCACACATGCACTTAACCTCACATTCATGCACAAACCCGCTGAGAACAGGGAATGGAACATGACCATCATCTGTCAAGCTTGAGTGAACAGAGAGATTTTAACCTTTGCCACAAATTGCTGCCTGTCATGCAGATAAAACTGCAATGTTTGCTATGCAGCATGTAACTCTGGGGCTATTTACTTGCTCCTGGAGGTAAACTACAGCATCGATTGCCATGTCAAGGTTGTGCAGACCCACGTTTgctctttctggttttccttaTCTGTTTGCAGAGTCCACGTAACTGTGACAAGAGTTTCTGTGAGTGTTGGACCAAGGCTTCAGACTCCTGTCTTGCCTCTCTCCTCAATCATGGCAGCCTTGAAGGTCACGAGTTGAAGTGTTGACCCGGTTTGTggtaggaaagaaaacaattttccagGTCTTTTGGAGATCCAAGGTGGGTACAGATTCCCATGGGACAACATGATTTAAGTGAAGCAGAGCATCTGGATGACCTAAGGAATTACCCCTGGAAAAGCCATTGTTAATGGAGCAGGATGAGCTTGAGACAGAGATGGATTTGTCATCTTGAGTCTGATCCC
Proteins encoded in this region:
- the LOC107211106 gene encoding chemokine-like receptor 1, which codes for MMDSTSSSPSPFSASCPTEQPENATDHDYYSGLQKTMHILSMVVYSISCLLGVTGNGLVIWIAGFKMKKTVNSVWFLNLAIADFIFTFFLPLSIAYTALGFHWPFGKLLCKLNSTIAFLNMFASVFLLTVISVDRCVSVAFPVWSHNRRSPELAARIALGTWVLAVLLSSPYLVFRDTVVSSRNITSCYNNFALSDDYTSEATRRLWRVRHKAMIVTRFLCGFLIPFVVILICYSVVAVKLKRRQLANSAKPYRIIIAVTVSFFLCYFPYHVFSLLEISKNSSSHEMKLALYIGIPLVSSLAFFNSCINPILYVFVGPDFKEKFRQSILSTFEGAFSEESVLGSLTSRRKSRSASEVEIPRV